Proteins encoded together in one Fundulus heteroclitus isolate FHET01 unplaced genomic scaffold, MU-UCD_Fhet_4.1 scaffold_70, whole genome shotgun sequence window:
- the LOC105935801 gene encoding eosinophil peroxidase isoform X1, with amino-acid sequence MIRKKEMHFLTVASPAHPLKGVEALGGSAIYIRRATWTNTASLPPDLKEHLNHHYTEMLLSVLLILGLTLGPSHSKPTGESLGSPFLQQCFEEAKKIVDDAYKYSREESLRRVRKEVVQPHDALRLLKQPRGDTRSAVRSADYMAQTLRLVQEKVHHVHKRSLNATDLLTDQDLIELARITGCEARIRNPPCHNTANINKYRTATSVCNNLKNTRLGAANTPFTRWLPSQYDDDISQPKGWNRNRRFNNFLLPLVRQVSNNILSTTDAGVVNDTEYSHMVTLFGQWNDHDLTFTPFSPSIRSFSNGLNCDESCEHSEPCIPIPIPPGDPRIPSRPDTCIPAFRSAPACGTGYSAFNFGGESSKREQINALTAFLDLGQVYGSDEKLALNLRNLTSDAGLLRVNTEFKDNGRELLPFHSLQVQMCATRRRITNDTNAREVPCFIAGDGRVDENIALTSIHTLFMREHNRLARQLKRLNPHWDSETLYQEARKIMGAYTQLFVFRDYLPHIVGPAAMRQKLGRYPGYNPNVDPSISNVFATAAYRFAHLAIQPFLFRLDANYREHPRFPSVPLFKAFFTPWRVIFEGGVDPLLRGLLGGPAKLATQNHMMVDALRERLFQFVMHLALDLGSLNMQRGRDHGLPGYNAWRRFCGLSQPRNQAELAQVLGNAELARKMLQLYGTPENIDVWLGGVSEPFVPGGRVGPLFACLIATQFQRIREGDRLWWQNPGVFTVKQRQALSAVTLSRVICDNTGITAVPPDAFSLISNRNRVVQCSTLRRLDLSAWRERPCGFGSPAGCLKFSDGEDITQTDELNNLDPQDLHDPLDPVDPVDLQGPLDLQEPLNLQDPMEQETNEIL; translated from the exons ATGATAAGGAAGAAGGAAATGCATTTCTTGACAGTAGCCTCACCTGCTCATCCCCTAAAAGGTGTGGAGGCCTTGGGTGGatctgctatatatat aaggaggGCCACATGGACAAACACAGCATCATTACCTCCAGATCTCAAGGAGCACCTGAACCACCACTACACAG agatGCTTCTCTCTGTCCTTCTTATCCTGGGCCTCACCCTGGGGCCCAGCCATTCCAAACCTACAG gggAAAGTCTAGGCAGTCCTTTTCTTCAGCAATGCTTTGAAGAAGCAAAGAAAATAGTAGATGATGCATACAAATACTCCAGAGAAGA GAGCCTCAGACGAGTCCGCAAGGAGGTGGTGCAGCCTCATGATGCTCTTCGTCTCCTGAAGCAGCCCCGTGGTGACACTCGTTCAGCAGTGCGTTCTGCCGACTACATGGCACAGACTCTCCGTTTGGTCCAGGAGAAAGTGCATCATGTGCACAAGCGCTCCCTCAATGCAACAG ATTTGCTCACTGACCAAGACTTGATAGAACTTGCAAGGATAACTGGATGTGAAGCCCGAATCAGGAATCCACCTTGTCACAACACAGCAAATATCAACAAGTATCGTACAGCCACCAGCGTCTGCAACAACCT AAAAAACACTCGCCTTGGAGCCGCCAACACCCCATTCACCCGCTGGCTGCCCTCTCAGTACGACGATGACATCTCCCAACCGAAAGGATGGAACAGAAACCGTCGATTCAATAACTTCTTGCTTCCACTG gTGCGACAGGTGTCCAACAACATCCTAAGCACAACAGATGCAGGAGTCGTCAATGACACGGAGTACTCTCACATGGTGACCCTGTTTGGCCAGTGGAACGATCATGACCTCACCTTCACACCGTTCTCACCCAGCATCCGCTCCTTTAGCAACGGGCTGAACTGTGATGAGAGTTGCGAGCACAGTGAACCATGCATCCCTATCCCG ATCCCTCCAGGAGACCCCCGCATCCCCTCCCGCCCAGACACTTGCATCCCGGCCTTTAGATCCGCCCCTGCCTGTGGAACAGGTTACTCTGCATTTAATTTTGGTGGAGAATCCAGCAAGAGGGAGCAGATCAATGCGCTGACGGCCTTTCTGGATCTGGGGCAGGTGTATGGCTCTGATGAAAAGCTGGCTCTTAACCTTCGCAACCTCACCAGTGATGCTGGCCTGCTTCGGGTTAACACCGAATTCAAAGACAACGGCCGCGAGCTGCTGCCCTTCCACTCCCTCCAGGTTCAAATGTGTGCCACTCGCAGAAGAATCACCAATGATACAAACGCCAGGGAGGTACCCTGTTTTATTGCAG GTGATGGCCGTGTGGACGAGAACATCGCCCTAACATCCATCCACACCCTGTTCATGCGTGAACACAACCGTTTGGCTCGCCAGCTGAAGAGGCTGAACCCACACTGGGACAGTGAGACACTCTACCAAGAGGCCCGCAAGATCATGGGTGCTTACACCCAG CTGTTTGTCTTTAGGGACTATCTGCCTCACATCGTGGGTCCTGCTGCAATGCGCCAAAAGCTTGGACGTTACCCTGGCTACAACCCTAATGTTGACCCCAGCATTTCTAATGTGTTTGCGACAGCAGCTTACCGTTTCGCTCACCTGGCAATCCAGCCATTTTTGTTCCGACTAGATGCAAACTACAGAGAGCACCCTCGGTTCCCCAGTGTCCCCTTGTTCAAGGCTTTCTTCACCCCATGGAGAGTGATCTTTGAAG GTGGAGTCGACCCTTTGCTGCGTGGTCTGTTAGGTGGTCCTGCTAAGCTGGCCACCCAGAACCACATGATGGTGGATGCTCTGAGGGAGAGGTTGTTCCAGTTTGTCATGCACCTGGCTCTGGACCTGGGTTCTCTGAACATGCAGAGGGGTCGGGATCATGGCCTGCCTG GCTATAATGCATGGCGCAGGTTCTGTGGTTTGTCCCAGCCCCGCAACCAGGCTGAGCTGGCTCAGGTTTTGGGGAATGCTGAACTGGCTCGTAAGATGCTGCAGCTCTACGGGACGCCTGAAAACATTGATGTGTGGCTTGGAGGCGTTTCAGAGCCATTTGTGCCCGGCGGCCGTGTGGGGCCTCTGTTTGCCTGTCTCATTGCAACTCAGTTCCAGAGGATTCGCGAAGGTGACAG GTTGTGGTGGCAGAACCCCGGTGTTTTTACAGTAAAGCAAAGGCAGGCTTTGTCTGCTGTTACGCTCTCCAGAGTCATCTGTGACAACACGGGCATCACAGCTGTGCCTCCTGATGCCTTCAGCCTCATCTCAAACAGGAACCGTGTAGTACAGTGCTCCACTCTGCGTCGTCTGGACCTGTCAGCATGGAGAGAGAGACCCTGTGGCTTTG GATCTCCTGCTGGTTGTTTAAAGTTTAGTGACGGAGAG GATATAACCCAGACAGATGAACTGAACAATCTGGACCCTCAGGATCTCCATGACCCGTTAGACCCTGTGGACCCTGTAGACCTTCAGGGTCCTCTGGATCTCCAGGAGCCTCTCAATCTGCAGGATCCCATGGAACAAGAGACCAATGAG ATCCTGTAA
- the LOC105935801 gene encoding eosinophil peroxidase isoform X2: protein MLISVLLILGLTLGPSHSKPTGERLGSPFLQQCFEEAKKIVDDAYKYSREESLRRVRRDVVQPHDALRLLKQPRGDTRSAVRSADYMAQTLRLVQEKVHHVHKRSLNATDLLTDQDLIELARITGCEARIRNPPCHNTANINKYRTATSVCNNLKNSRLGAANTPFTRWLPSEYDDDISQPKGWNRNRKFNNFLLPLVRQVSNNILSTTDAGVVNDTEYSHMVTLFGQWNDHDLTFTPSSPSIRSFSNGLNCDESCEHSEPCIPIPIPPGDPRIPSRPDTCIPAFRSAPACGTGYSAFNFGGESSKREQMNLLTAFLDLGQVYGSDEKLALNLRDLTSDAGLLRVNTEFKDNGRELLPFHSLQVQTCATRRRITNDPNAREVPCFIAGDARVDENIALTSIHTLFMREHNRLARQLKRLNPHWDSETLYQEARKIMGAYTQLFVFRDYLPHIVGPAAMRQQLGRYPGYNPNVDPSISNVFATAAYRFAHLAIQPFLFRLDANYREHPRFPSVPLFKAFLAPWRVIFEGGVDPLLRGLLGGPAKLATQNHMMVDALRERLFQFIRNLALDLGSLNMQRGRDHGLPGYNAWRRFCGLSQPRNQAELAQVLGNSELARKMLQLYGTPENIDVWLGGVSEPFVPGGRVGPLFACLIATQFQRIREGDRLWWQNPGVFTVKQRQALSAVTLSRVICDNTGITAVPPDAFSLISNRNRVVQCSTLRRLDLSAWRERPCGFGSPAGCLKSRDGEDITQTDELNNLDPEDLQDPLDPVDPVDLQGPLDLQEPLNLQDPMEQETNEIP from the exons ATGCTTATCTCTGTCCTTCTTATCCTGGGCCTCACCCTGGGGCCCAGCCATTCCAAACCTACAG gggAAAGACTAGGCAGTCCTTTTCTTCAGCAATGCTTTGAAGAAGCAAAGAAAATAGTAGATGATGCATACAAATACTCCAGAGAAGA GAGCCTCAGACGAGTCCGCAGGGACGTGGTGCAGCCTCATGATGCTCTTCGTCTCCTGAAGCAGCCCCGTGGTGACACTCGTTCAGCAGTGCGTTCTGCCGACTACATGGCACAGACTCTCCGTTTGGTCCAGGAGAAAGTGCATCATGTGCACAAGCGCTCCCTCAATGCAACAG ATTTGCTCACTGACCAAGACTTGATAGAACTTGCAAGGATAACTGGATGTGAAGCCCGAATCAGGAATCCACCTTGTCACAACACAGCAAATATCAACAAGTATCGTACAGCCACCAGCGTCTGCAACAACCT AAAAAACTCTCGCCTTGGAGCCGCCAACACTCCATTCACCCGCTGGCTGCCCTCTGAGTACGACGACGACATCTCCCAACCGAAAGGATGGAACAGAAACCGCAAATTCAACAACTTCTTGCTACCATTG GTGCGACAGGTGTCCAACAACATCCTGAGCACAACAGACGCAGGAGTCGTCAATGACACGGAGTACTCTCACATGGTGACCCTGTTCGGCCagtggaatgatcatgacctcaCCTTCACACCGTCCTCACCCAGCATCCGCTCCTTTAGCAACGGGCTGAACTGTGATGAGAGTTGCGAGCACAGTGAACCATGTATCCCTATCCCG ATCCCCCCTGGAGACCCCCGCATCCCCTCCCGCCCAGACACCTGCATCCCGGCCTTTAGATCCGCCCCTGCCTGTGGAACAGGTTACTCTGCATTTAATTTTGGTGGAGAATCCAGCAAGAGGGAGCAGATGAATTTGCTGACGGCCTTTCTGGATCTGGGGCAGGTGTATGGCTCCGATGAAAAGCTCGCTCTTAACCTTCGCGACCTCACCAGCGATGCTGGCCTGCTGCGGGTTAACACCGAATTCAAAGACAACGGCCGTGAGCTGCTGCCCTTCCACTCCCTCCAGGTTCAAACGTGTGCCACTCGCAGAAGAATCACAAACGATCCAAATGCCAGGGAGGTGCCCTGTTTTATTGCAG GTGATGCCCGTGTGGACGAGAACATCGCCCTAACATCCATCCACACCCTGTTCATGCGTGAACACAACCGTTTGGCTCGCCAGCTGAAGAGGCTGAACCCACACTGGGACAGTGAGACACTCTACCAAGAGGCCCGCAAGATCATGGGTGCTTACACCCAG CTGTTTGTCTTTAGGGACTATCTCCCTCACATTGTGGGTCCTGCTGCAATGCGCCAACAGCTTGGACGTTACCCCGGCTACAACCCCAATGTTGACCCCAGCATTTCTAATGTGTTTGCGACAGCAGCTTACCGTTTCGCTCACCTGGCAATCCAGCCATTTTTGTTCCGACTCGATGCAAACTACAGAGAGCACCCTCGGTTCCCCAGTGTCCCCTTGTTCAAGGCTTTCCTCGCTCCATGGAGAGTGATCTTTGAAG GTGGAGTCGACCCTTTGCTGCGTGGTCTGTTAGGTGGTCCTGCTAAGCTGGCCACCCAGAACCACATGATGGTGGATGCTCTGAGGGAGAGGTTGTTCCAGTTTATCCGAAACCTGGCTCTGGACCTGGGTTCTCTGAACATGCAGAGAGGTCGGGATCATGGCCTGCCTG GCTACAATGCATGGCGCAGGTTCTGTGGTTTGTCCCAGCCCCGCAACCAGGCTGAGCTGGCTCAGGTATTGGGGAATTCTGAACTGGCTCGTAAGATGCTGCAGCTCTACGGGACGCCTGAAAACATTGATGTGTGGCTTGGAGGCGTTTCAGAGCCATTTGTGCCCGGCGGCCGTGTGGGGCCTCTGTTTGCCTGTCTCATTGCAACTCAGTTCCAGAGGATTCGCGAAGGTGACAG gttGTGGTGGCAGAACCCCGGTGTTTTTACAGTAAAGCAAAGGCAGGCTTTGTCTGCTGTTACGCTCTCCAGAGTCATCTGTGACAACACGGGCATCACTGCTGTGCCTCCTGATGCCTTCAGCCTCATCTCAAACAGGAACCGTGTGGTACAGTGCTCCACTCTGCGTCGTCTGGACCTGTCAGCATGGAGAGAGAGACCCTGTGGCTTTG GATCTCCTGCTGGTTGTTTAAAGTCTAGGGATGGAGAG GATATAACCCAGACAGATGAACTGAACAATCTGGACCCTGAGGATCTCCAGGACCCGTTAGACCCTGTGGACCCTGTAGACCTTCAGGGTCCTCTGGATCTCCAGGAGCCTCTCAATCTGCAGGATCCCATGGAACAAGAGACCAATGAG ATCCCGTAA
- the LOC105935801 gene encoding eosinophil peroxidase isoform X3 produces the protein MLISVLLILGLTLGPSHSKPTGERLGSPFLQQCFEEAKKIVDDAYKYSREESLRRVRRDVVQPHDALRLLKQPRGDTRSAVRSADYMAQTLRLVQEKVHHVHKRSLNATDLLTDQDLIELARITGCEARIRNPPCHNTANINKYRTATSVCNNLKNSRLGAANTPFTRWLPSEYDDDISQPKGWNRNRKFNNFLLPLVRQVSNNILSTTDAGVVNDTEYSHMVTLFGQWNDHDLTFTPSSPSIRSFSNGLNCDESCEHSEPCIPIPIPPGDPRIPSRPDTCIPAFRSAPACGTGYSAFNFGGESSKREQMNLLTAFLDLGQVYGSDEKLALNLRDLTSDAGLLRVNTEFKDNGRELLPFHSLQVQTCATRRRITNDPNAREVPCFIAGDARVDENIALTSIHTLFMREHNRLARQLKRLNPHWDSETLYQEARKIMGAYTQLFVFRDYLPHIVGPAAMRQQLGRYPGYNPNVDPSISNVFATAAYRFAHLAIQPFLFRLDANYREHPRFPSVPLFKAFLAPWRVIFEGGVDPLLRGLLGGPAKLATQNHMMVDALRERLFQFIRNLALDLGSLNMQRGRDHGLPGYNAWRRFCGLSQPRNQAELAQVLGNSELARKMLQLYGTPENIDVWLGGVSEPFVPGGRVGPLFACLIATQFQRIREGDRLWWQNPGVFTVKQRQALSAVTLSRVICDNTGITAVPPDAFSLISNRNRVVQCSTLRRLDLSAWRERPCGFGSPAGCLKSRDGEDITQTDELNNLDPQDLHDPLDPVDPVDLQGPLDLQEPLNLQDPMEQETNEIL, from the exons ATGCTTATCTCTGTCCTTCTTATCCTGGGCCTCACCCTGGGGCCCAGCCATTCCAAACCTACAG gggAAAGACTAGGCAGTCCTTTTCTTCAGCAATGCTTTGAAGAAGCAAAGAAAATAGTAGATGATGCATACAAATACTCCAGAGAAGA GAGCCTCAGACGAGTCCGCAGGGACGTGGTGCAGCCTCATGATGCTCTTCGTCTCCTGAAGCAGCCCCGTGGTGACACTCGTTCAGCAGTGCGTTCTGCCGACTACATGGCACAGACTCTCCGTTTGGTCCAGGAGAAAGTGCATCATGTGCACAAGCGCTCCCTCAATGCAACAG ATTTGCTCACTGACCAAGACTTGATAGAACTTGCAAGGATAACTGGATGTGAAGCCCGAATCAGGAATCCACCTTGTCACAACACAGCAAATATCAACAAGTATCGTACAGCCACCAGCGTCTGCAACAACCT AAAAAACTCTCGCCTTGGAGCCGCCAACACTCCATTCACCCGCTGGCTGCCCTCTGAGTACGACGACGACATCTCCCAACCGAAAGGATGGAACAGAAACCGCAAATTCAACAACTTCTTGCTACCATTG GTGCGACAGGTGTCCAACAACATCCTGAGCACAACAGACGCAGGAGTCGTCAATGACACGGAGTACTCTCACATGGTGACCCTGTTCGGCCagtggaatgatcatgacctcaCCTTCACACCGTCCTCACCCAGCATCCGCTCCTTTAGCAACGGGCTGAACTGTGATGAGAGTTGCGAGCACAGTGAACCATGTATCCCTATCCCG ATCCCCCCTGGAGACCCCCGCATCCCCTCCCGCCCAGACACCTGCATCCCGGCCTTTAGATCCGCCCCTGCCTGTGGAACAGGTTACTCTGCATTTAATTTTGGTGGAGAATCCAGCAAGAGGGAGCAGATGAATTTGCTGACGGCCTTTCTGGATCTGGGGCAGGTGTATGGCTCCGATGAAAAGCTCGCTCTTAACCTTCGCGACCTCACCAGCGATGCTGGCCTGCTGCGGGTTAACACCGAATTCAAAGACAACGGCCGTGAGCTGCTGCCCTTCCACTCCCTCCAGGTTCAAACGTGTGCCACTCGCAGAAGAATCACAAACGATCCAAATGCCAGGGAGGTGCCCTGTTTTATTGCAG GTGATGCCCGTGTGGACGAGAACATCGCCCTAACATCCATCCACACCCTGTTCATGCGTGAACACAACCGTTTGGCTCGCCAGCTGAAGAGGCTGAACCCACACTGGGACAGTGAGACACTCTACCAAGAGGCCCGCAAGATCATGGGTGCTTACACCCAG CTGTTTGTCTTTAGGGACTATCTCCCTCACATTGTGGGTCCTGCTGCAATGCGCCAACAGCTTGGACGTTACCCCGGCTACAACCCCAATGTTGACCCCAGCATTTCTAATGTGTTTGCGACAGCAGCTTACCGTTTCGCTCACCTGGCAATCCAGCCATTTTTGTTCCGACTCGATGCAAACTACAGAGAGCACCCTCGGTTCCCCAGTGTCCCCTTGTTCAAGGCTTTCCTCGCTCCATGGAGAGTGATCTTTGAAG GTGGAGTCGACCCTTTGCTGCGTGGTCTGTTAGGTGGTCCTGCTAAGCTGGCCACCCAGAACCACATGATGGTGGATGCTCTGAGGGAGAGGTTGTTCCAGTTTATCCGAAACCTGGCTCTGGACCTGGGTTCTCTGAACATGCAGAGAGGTCGGGATCATGGCCTGCCTG GCTACAATGCATGGCGCAGGTTCTGTGGTTTGTCCCAGCCCCGCAACCAGGCTGAGCTGGCTCAGGTATTGGGGAATTCTGAACTGGCTCGTAAGATGCTGCAGCTCTACGGGACGCCTGAAAACATTGATGTGTGGCTTGGAGGCGTTTCAGAGCCATTTGTGCCCGGCGGCCGTGTGGGGCCTCTGTTTGCCTGTCTCATTGCAACTCAGTTCCAGAGGATTCGCGAAGGTGACAG gttGTGGTGGCAGAACCCCGGTGTTTTTACAGTAAAGCAAAGGCAGGCTTTGTCTGCTGTTACGCTCTCCAGAGTCATCTGTGACAACACGGGCATCACTGCTGTGCCTCCTGATGCCTTCAGCCTCATCTCAAACAGGAACCGTGTGGTACAGTGCTCCACTCTGCGTCGTCTGGACCTGTCAGCATGGAGAGAGAGACCCTGTGGCTTTG GATCTCCTGCTGGTTGTTTAAAGTCTAGGGATGGAGAG GATATAACCCAGACAGATGAACTGAACAATCTGGACCCTCAGGATCTCCATGACCCGTTAGACCCTGTGGACCCTGTAGACCTTCAGGGTCCTCTGGATCTCCAGGAGCCTCTCAATCTGCAGGATCCCATGGAACAAGAGACCAATGAG ATCCTGTAA
- the LOC105935801 gene encoding eosinophil peroxidase isoform X5 produces the protein MLISVLLILGLTLGPSHSKPTGERLGSPFLQQCFEEAKKIVDDAYKYSREESLRRVRRDVVQPHDALRLLKQPRGDTRSAVRSADYMAQTLRLVQEKVHHVHKRSLNATDLLTDQDLIELARITGCEARIRNPPCHNTANINKYRTATSVCNNLKNSRLGAANTPFTRWLPSEYDDDISQPKGWNRNRKFNNFLLPLVRQVSNNILSTTDAGVVNDTEYSHMVTLFGQWNDHDLTFTPSSPSIRSFSNGLNCDESCEHSEPCIPIPIPPGDPRIPSRPDTCIPAFRSAPACGTGYSAFNFGGESSKREQMNLLTAFLDLGQVYGSDEKLALNLRDLTSDAGLLRVNTEFKDNGRELLPFHSLQVQTCATRRRITNDPNAREVPCFIAGDGRVDENIALTSIHTLFMREHNRLARQLKRLNPHWDSETLYQEARKIMGAYTQLFVFRDYLPHIVGPAAMRQKLGRYPGYNPNVDPSISNVFATAAYRFAHLAIQPFLFRLDANYREHPRFPSVPLFKAFFTPWRVIFEGGVDPLLRGLLGGPAKLATQNHMMVDALRERLFQFVMHLALDLGSLNMQRGRDHGLPGYNAWRRFCGLSQPRNQAELAQVLGNAELARKMLQLYGTPENIDVWLGGVSEPFVPGGRVGPLFACLIATQFQRIREGDRLWWQNPGVFTVKQRQALSAVTLSRVICDNTGITAVPPDAFSLISNRNRVVQCSTLRRLDLSAWRERPCGFGSPAGCLKFSDGEDITQTDELNNLDPQDLHDPLDPVDPVDLQGPLDLQEPLNLQDPMEQETNEIL, from the exons ATGCTTATCTCTGTCCTTCTTATCCTGGGCCTCACCCTGGGGCCCAGCCATTCCAAACCTACAG gggAAAGACTAGGCAGTCCTTTTCTTCAGCAATGCTTTGAAGAAGCAAAGAAAATAGTAGATGATGCATACAAATACTCCAGAGAAGA GAGCCTCAGACGAGTCCGCAGGGACGTGGTGCAGCCTCATGATGCTCTTCGTCTCCTGAAGCAGCCCCGTGGTGACACTCGTTCAGCAGTGCGTTCTGCCGACTACATGGCACAGACTCTCCGTTTGGTCCAGGAGAAAGTGCATCATGTGCACAAGCGCTCCCTCAATGCAACAG ATTTGCTCACTGACCAAGACTTGATAGAACTTGCAAGGATAACTGGATGTGAAGCCCGAATCAGGAATCCACCTTGTCACAACACAGCAAATATCAACAAGTATCGTACAGCCACCAGCGTCTGCAACAACCT AAAAAACTCTCGCCTTGGAGCCGCCAACACTCCATTCACCCGCTGGCTGCCCTCTGAGTACGACGACGACATCTCCCAACCGAAAGGATGGAACAGAAACCGCAAATTCAACAACTTCTTGCTACCATTG GTGCGACAGGTGTCCAACAACATCCTGAGCACAACAGACGCAGGAGTCGTCAATGACACGGAGTACTCTCACATGGTGACCCTGTTCGGCCagtggaatgatcatgacctcaCCTTCACACCGTCCTCACCCAGCATCCGCTCCTTTAGCAACGGGCTGAACTGTGATGAGAGTTGCGAGCACAGTGAACCATGTATCCCTATCCCG ATCCCCCCTGGAGACCCCCGCATCCCCTCCCGCCCAGACACCTGCATCCCGGCCTTTAGATCCGCCCCTGCCTGTGGAACAGGTTACTCTGCATTTAATTTTGGTGGAGAATCCAGCAAGAGGGAGCAGATGAATTTGCTGACGGCCTTTCTGGATCTGGGGCAGGTGTATGGCTCCGATGAAAAGCTCGCTCTTAACCTTCGCGACCTCACCAGCGATGCTGGCCTGCTGCGGGTTAACACCGAATTCAAAGACAACGGCCGTGAGCTGCTGCCCTTCCACTCCCTCCAGGTTCAAACGTGTGCCACTCGCAGAAGAATCACAAACGATCCAAATGCCAGGGAGGTGCCCTGTTTTATTGCAG GTGATGGCCGTGTGGACGAGAACATCGCCCTAACATCCATCCACACCCTGTTCATGCGTGAACACAACCGTTTGGCTCGCCAGCTGAAGAGGCTGAACCCACACTGGGACAGTGAGACACTCTACCAAGAGGCCCGCAAGATCATGGGTGCTTACACCCAG CTGTTTGTCTTTAGGGACTATCTGCCTCACATCGTGGGTCCTGCTGCAATGCGCCAAAAGCTTGGACGTTACCCTGGCTACAACCCTAATGTTGACCCCAGCATTTCTAATGTGTTTGCGACAGCAGCTTACCGTTTCGCTCACCTGGCAATCCAGCCATTTTTGTTCCGACTAGATGCAAACTACAGAGAGCACCCTCGGTTCCCCAGTGTCCCCTTGTTCAAGGCTTTCTTCACCCCATGGAGAGTGATCTTTGAAG GTGGAGTCGACCCTTTGCTGCGTGGTCTGTTAGGTGGTCCTGCTAAGCTGGCCACCCAGAACCACATGATGGTGGATGCTCTGAGGGAGAGGTTGTTCCAGTTTGTCATGCACCTGGCTCTGGACCTGGGTTCTCTGAACATGCAGAGGGGTCGGGATCATGGCCTGCCTG GCTATAATGCATGGCGCAGGTTCTGTGGTTTGTCCCAGCCCCGCAACCAGGCTGAGCTGGCTCAGGTTTTGGGGAATGCTGAACTGGCTCGTAAGATGCTGCAGCTCTACGGGACGCCTGAAAACATTGATGTGTGGCTTGGAGGCGTTTCAGAGCCATTTGTGCCCGGCGGCCGTGTGGGGCCTCTGTTTGCCTGTCTCATTGCAACTCAGTTCCAGAGGATTCGCGAAGGTGACAG GTTGTGGTGGCAGAACCCCGGTGTTTTTACAGTAAAGCAAAGGCAGGCTTTGTCTGCTGTTACGCTCTCCAGAGTCATCTGTGACAACACGGGCATCACAGCTGTGCCTCCTGATGCCTTCAGCCTCATCTCAAACAGGAACCGTGTAGTACAGTGCTCCACTCTGCGTCGTCTGGACCTGTCAGCATGGAGAGAGAGACCCTGTGGCTTTG GATCTCCTGCTGGTTGTTTAAAGTTTAGTGACGGAGAG GATATAACCCAGACAGATGAACTGAACAATCTGGACCCTCAGGATCTCCATGACCCGTTAGACCCTGTGGACCCTGTAGACCTTCAGGGTCCTCTGGATCTCCAGGAGCCTCTCAATCTGCAGGATCCCATGGAACAAGAGACCAATGAG ATCCTGTAA